A genome region from Hymenobacter tibetensis includes the following:
- a CDS encoding aldehyde dehydrogenase, translating to MLQLANYINGRLVPPTAGRYLPTTEPATGLVYSQVPASSAVDVEQAVVAAEAALPTWRRMPAEERGRLLVRIAELLDRDLERLAQAESLDNGKPVSLARSVDIPRAASNFAFFGTAAQHFASETHFQEGVALNYTVRHPLGVVGCISPWNLPLYLFTWKIAPALAAGCCVVAKPSEITPYTAFLLSELCIEAGLPAGVLNIVHGTGPEVGQALVEHPGIKGISFTGGTATGAHIARTAAPLFKKLSLELGGKNPNIIFADCDLAEAVQTSLRSSFSNQGQICLCGARIFIERAIYEQFKAQFLEGVASLTVGDPLDASTRQGALVSEAHLQKVLGYIALAHEEGGTLLAGGQQVRLQGRCATGYFLQPTVFEGLAPTCRVNQEEIFGPVVTLTPFDTEDDALHWANSSEYGLAATIWTKDLNKAHRVAHALQAGIVWVNTWLHRDLRTPFGGMKNSGVGREGGVEALRFFTEPQSITVKL from the coding sequence GTGCTTCAACTCGCAAACTATATCAACGGTCGGTTGGTGCCGCCAACTGCCGGCCGCTACCTTCCTACTACTGAGCCGGCTACTGGTTTGGTGTACTCCCAGGTCCCAGCCTCGTCGGCTGTTGACGTGGAGCAGGCAGTGGTGGCGGCAGAAGCAGCTTTGCCCACATGGCGTAGAATGCCCGCAGAGGAACGGGGCCGTCTGCTGGTTCGTATTGCCGAACTACTTGATCGGGATCTAGAAAGGCTGGCACAGGCTGAGAGCCTCGACAACGGCAAACCGGTGAGTTTAGCGCGTAGTGTGGATATTCCGCGGGCAGCCAGCAACTTTGCTTTTTTTGGTACCGCCGCTCAACATTTTGCATCGGAAACACATTTTCAGGAAGGCGTAGCGCTTAACTATACGGTGCGCCACCCGCTGGGCGTAGTTGGGTGCATCTCTCCCTGGAACTTACCGCTGTACTTGTTTACGTGGAAGATAGCCCCGGCCTTGGCTGCGGGCTGCTGCGTGGTAGCCAAGCCCTCGGAAATCACGCCCTACACTGCATTTCTGCTAAGTGAGCTGTGCATAGAAGCTGGATTGCCAGCGGGCGTACTCAACATTGTGCATGGTACTGGGCCTGAGGTAGGCCAAGCCCTAGTTGAGCATCCTGGCATCAAAGGCATTAGCTTCACTGGCGGCACGGCTACCGGTGCGCATATTGCCCGTACGGCAGCGCCGCTGTTCAAGAAACTCTCTCTGGAACTGGGCGGCAAGAACCCGAACATCATCTTTGCCGACTGCGACCTGGCAGAAGCAGTGCAAACCAGTCTTCGTAGCAGCTTCTCTAACCAGGGCCAGATTTGCTTGTGTGGGGCGCGCATCTTTATTGAAAGAGCTATCTACGAGCAGTTTAAAGCGCAATTCCTGGAAGGTGTGGCGAGCCTTACTGTGGGAGACCCATTAGATGCCAGCACTCGGCAAGGAGCATTGGTCAGTGAAGCTCACCTGCAGAAAGTACTAGGCTACATAGCGCTGGCGCACGAAGAAGGCGGCACCTTGTTGGCCGGCGGGCAGCAGGTGCGGCTGCAAGGTCGCTGTGCCACTGGCTACTTTCTGCAACCTACTGTTTTTGAGGGCTTGGCTCCTACTTGCCGCGTCAATCAGGAGGAGATATTCGGCCCTGTAGTCACCCTCACGCCTTTCGATACGGAAGACGACGCGCTGCACTGGGCCAACAGTTCCGAATACGGATTGGCAGCCACTATCTGGACCAAAGATCTAAACAAAGCGCACCGCGTGGCACACGCGCTGCAAGCTGGCATTGTATGGGTGAATACCTGGCTGCACCGAGACTTGCGCACGCCATTTGGTGGCATGAAGAATTCTGGCGTTGGCCGTGAAGGGGGGGTGGAAGCACTTCGTTTCTTTACAGAACCCCAGAGTATTACGGTGAAGCTCTAA